The Tripterygium wilfordii isolate XIE 37 chromosome 1, ASM1340144v1, whole genome shotgun sequence sequence attcaaatcCATCTCTTTAAATAAGAGGGAAGTAGTCATCTACTGACATGTGACAATGTGGGTCCTGCAATTGACAATGCTCAACCAATCTCCAAAAGACACATGGAAAGGGCGAGGACATTTTTAAATTAACGTTTGTTCATTTTATAAGAAATATGGTCCTATTAACTTGAAATCCAAGAGACAATTGTTGGAAATCAGGATTGTTCAATAGGTGATGTCTGGAAAGCTACAAATGGGGATTTGttgtcataatttttttaatttcgatttaaaataatttgttaaatagaaatataatttttagcCGGATAAACGCAACGAAGTTCAAAAGAATCCATAGTTTGTTGCATGTACGTTCCTGAAATATGTCACACACATTTTCAGTAGCTGCACTCAACCAGAGATCCAAAGCACGTTCGTCCTGTACTTTCAATAAGAATAAGTCCTTCCACGTTCAACTATACAAGAGTACTATCAATATGGTAATAATTTGTCATTTTTCCTCAATCATAGACACAAGGCCTATAATCCAGGAGAGTGGGGCAATAAGCATGCCCTAGCACTTCCACATCCGTCATGAGGAAGGAGCACGAATCAGGATGTCCACCATAATGTCCACTACCAAAAGGATGTTGCAGTTATAAAGAGGCCAGATCTAGTAATCCCAGCAACTAACAAGAGAACAATTTTCCATTATCCTTCACATCTGCACATGTCGAGACCGTACCAAGGAAACAGGAGTTGAAGATCACCATCATCACCATAAAGAGTATAAAAGGATGAGGAAGGGAAATCTACAAACACCATGCGTCAAAACACAAACTCCGCATCTACAAACCTTTTatgttttcttaggcaatgatTCCAATCacttatatttttaattaacatAGCTCCGGTCAACTAGTTTCTAGCGTAACCCTTTACTTTCCAAGCCTCTGTGGCCATGTTTCTAATTTAACTTGTAAAGCATGCCCTAATACATTATAGGATGTATTCTCATTCATTGAAATTCCTAATGCATTCCAACAATATGTTATTtctcatttcattttttaatagaAGTTCTTTCACTCCGAGATCTCATATTTTTCCATGTCCTTAGCATGGAATCTTTGGTCATCAAATTGAAAGAAGGTAGAAGTTTTCCCTTCCATTACATATGTCCTTACGCCAGCATTCAATCTTTTGACTTGTATAACCCACAACACTCACAAAATGTTGATCAGAAATTTACATTCCCTCTCTTATTTAAGATGCCACAAGCACCGATTCCTCTCGTGCCTCTCACTGAGTATTGATTGCTCAACTACAGAGTCGGATTACTTGAAAGTGAAGAAGGAATGGCAGAAGCCGTCGTGAAGAGGATAAAGCTGGGCTCACAAGGCCTGGAGGTATCTGCGCAGGGACTAGGCTGTATGGGCATGTCCGCCGCCTATGGCTTTGCTAAACCAGAACCCGACATGATCGCTCTGATCCACCACGCGATTGACTCCGGCGTCACCTTCTTCGACACCTCGGACGTCTACGGTCCCCATACCAACGAGATCCTCCTCGGCAAGGTCTCCTTTTACTTTCTCTACGATCAATTTACTCAATTTGTATATGTACGGAgttcttcttgttgtttgttTGCCTGTGTGAGAGAGAATCTTAATTAGAGACAACACTGACCAGGCCTTGAAGGGAGGGATGCGGAAGAAAGTAGAAATTGCAACGAAGTTCGGCCTTGACGGCAAGATGTCGGTACGTGGTGATCCGGAGTATGTTAGGGCATGTTGCGAGGGGAGCTTGAAGCGACTTGATGTTGATTGCATTGATCTTTATTATCAGCACCGGATTGACACCACTGTTCCCGTCGAAGTCACGGTAGTTTCTCAATTATGGATAACAAATCTTGTGAAATAAAGTGGTATGCACAGATAAATATGAATCTGCATACAACTATTAATTATTAGCAGACAAAATTTCTACTACTCTTTTTGTAGACTAAATATTCAGAAATCATAATTGTCGCAGGCAATTGAACAAAATTTCTCTACCTTTTCTTTTGTAGACTACATATTCAGAAATCAGAAGTCGGAACAATGTCATGATTGAACATTCTTTGACACTTTCTTGTGTGTTTTGCTAGATGGGTGAACTGAAAAAACTAGTTGAAGAGGGTAAGATAAAATATATAGGTCTCTCTGAGGCATCTGCTCCAACAATCCGAAGGGCCCATGCTGTTCATCCAATTACAGCTGTGCAGTTGGAGTGGTCCTTGTGGGCAAGAGATGTGGAGGAAGAAATCGTTCCGACCTGTAGGTTAGACATCAACTAATCCTAGTTAACTTTCAAAGAACCAGAAAtttattttgcaaaaaaaaGGTATGAATTGGTCATGGATTTCTAGTATAGAGACTGAATGCGAAAGTAACTAATTTTTCAGGGAACTTGGCATTGGGATTGTTGCATATAGTCCACTAGGTCGAGGATTTCTTTCTTCGGGGCCTAAAGTCATTGAGACCTTTTCAAAGGATGACTTTCGACAGGTTAGTACATTTGTTTCGCAAGTAAATATCTTCAGAATATATTACATGTACGTTAGGTGTAGACATTGTAGCATCATTCTTCTACTTAAACGTAGTGGATGCTCTGAATTCTGTCTTTTACATATTAACTTGTCTTATTGAAAGTTTTTGTAACCCTGTTAATGAATTTGATTAGTAGTTGCCATTTTGTTATTGCCTATGTTACAGCTCTAATTCTCTATTGACTAATTCTCCATCTTCCATTTATGGGCCATCGTCTGCAGCTCTTCCACATTGATGGCCTTTCTCCATAAATTAACATAGGATAAatcagttttaacttttaagggtaACACTATGGCCAAGTGGTAAAACAACAATGTAGAGCTCAGCGGTTCCAATCCTAGCTAGTCTAAAGTAAAGCCTCCATAGTTCTTTTCAGATATTAGGCATCTCACCTTCTTTCTTACCTCTTATAAATTGCTACTGTTTCTCTGAAACTTATGTCATTCCTCCTGGGTTGACATTCTATTTCTTGAAAGTGCTGGGAGGCTGTTCACATATCGGTcttctaagtttttttttaaaattttttttatgaacatatgttgaatttaatgtttgttaatttagCATTTACATTGTTGAAATTTTCACTTTGGTGTTGCAATGAGCTAACTACTAAAACTTATTGCATGTCAtgcaaaaaaagagaaaaatgattGGATCAGGGATAGAGTTTCCATCACCCATTATTTGCTAAATGAAGCCTGTGACGAGTTTATGTCAGTTTTAACACACAAGTATTTTTGTGGTTGCAGCATCTACCTAGGTTCCAGCCTGAAAATCTGGAACATAACAAAAAACTGTTTGAGCGTGTTAATAAAATGGCAGCAAGAAAaggatgcaccccatctcagctTGCTCTGGCATGGGTCCATCACCAAGGAGATGATGTGTGTCCCATTCCTGGAACCACTAAGATGGAGAATTTCAACCAGAACATTGGAGCTTTATCTGTGAAACTAACTCTTGAAGATATGGCTGAACTTGAATCCATTGCTTCAGCAGATGCTGTAAAGGGCGATAGATATGGTGGATTGGTAACTACATACAAAGAATCTGAAACTCCATCACTGTCTTCATGGAAAGCTGTGTAAATGTGTTGGCTGCTTAAAGACATCTAAATAACATGTTCTACAGTCGATTTCTTTTGAGTTGACTGAAATAATATATAGATTAAATATCTATAACATTCGTAgataataattttcttttaatcgCATAACTAATGGGGAGTCG is a genomic window containing:
- the LOC120012782 gene encoding probable aldo-keto reductase 2; the encoded protein is MAEAVVKRIKLGSQGLEVSAQGLGCMGMSAAYGFAKPEPDMIALIHHAIDSGVTFFDTSDVYGPHTNEILLGKALKGGMRKKVEIATKFGLDGKMSVRGDPEYVRACCEGSLKRLDVDCIDLYYQHRIDTTVPVEVTMGELKKLVEEGKIKYIGLSEASAPTIRRAHAVHPITAVQLEWSLWARDVEEEIVPTCRELGIGIVAYSPLGRGFLSSGPKVIETFSKDDFRQHLPRFQPENLEHNKKLFERVNKMAARKGCTPSQLALAWVHHQGDDVCPIPGTTKMENFNQNIGALSVKLTLEDMAELESIASADAVKGDRYGGLVTTYKESETPSLSSWKAV